One region of Mucilaginibacter gotjawali genomic DNA includes:
- a CDS encoding xanthine dehydrogenase family protein molybdopterin-binding subunit, producing MENKIAKKPSATDGLSRVDGRLKVTGKAKYSAEYNTKGMVYAVLAGSTITSGSIKSIDTKKAESAPGVISVITYLNAPKVPGYQDTPAGAKGTLKIFYDEKIYFNGQPVAMVLADTFERAQFASGLIDVTYNKTPFETQLTKNLDKGVSPHNAKDYLRGQEDAYKTAPVKIEQEYLLPTNVHNPMELHAIIANWDGDDKVTVYDKTQGVVSTQRNIAQAFKLQPANVQVTAPFVGGAFGAALRTWPHEIAAVMAAKLLKKPVKLVLSRADMFTAVGYRPHTWQKIGLGATADGKLVGISHQATGQTSVYEDFTEGVVNISQLMYACPNVDTKYRLASLNVNTPTPMRGPGEATGAIALECGMDELAHALNIDPIELRLRNYADTDPLTGKPYSSKFLSDAYKLGADAIGWSKRNAQPGTVLENGWLSGYGMASGMFGAYRGAATVIARLLADGTLDVQTAVTDIGPGTGTFMTKIASDVMGIPARDIRVKIGDSSLPPSPTQGGSAITSTVGSAVNDACVQLKQKLKELSGNVEGGSGGYAQILQQHNLPAVEVTVTSKGGPDMAKYAMYSWSVHFMKVLVHPTTGVVKVDKAVSVADCGTIVSQKTARSQIIGGTIMGTGMGLTEAVVIDHRYGRLVNNDFANYHVPVQADIPQCEALFVNKPDPYINPMGAKGMGEIATIGVAAALANAVFNATGKRVRDLPITPDKLV from the coding sequence ATGGAAAACAAAATCGCAAAAAAGCCATCAGCTACCGATGGATTAAGTCGTGTGGATGGCCGGTTAAAGGTTACCGGCAAAGCCAAATATTCAGCGGAATACAATACCAAAGGGATGGTTTACGCCGTACTGGCGGGGAGTACCATTACCAGTGGTTCGATTAAAAGTATAGACACCAAAAAGGCGGAGAGCGCACCGGGAGTGATCTCGGTGATCACTTATTTAAATGCGCCGAAAGTTCCGGGGTACCAGGATACACCTGCGGGGGCAAAAGGTACGCTAAAGATCTTTTACGACGAGAAGATCTATTTTAACGGGCAGCCGGTAGCTATGGTGCTTGCCGATACATTTGAGCGGGCACAGTTTGCCAGTGGATTGATTGATGTTACCTATAACAAAACACCATTTGAAACCCAGCTGACCAAAAACCTGGATAAAGGCGTATCACCGCATAATGCCAAAGATTATTTGCGCGGACAGGAAGACGCCTACAAAACCGCACCGGTAAAAATAGAGCAGGAATACCTGCTGCCCACCAATGTGCATAACCCCATGGAACTGCATGCCATTATCGCCAACTGGGACGGCGACGATAAGGTAACCGTTTATGATAAAACCCAGGGGGTAGTTAGTACGCAGCGCAATATAGCCCAGGCATTTAAATTACAGCCTGCCAATGTGCAGGTTACCGCGCCTTTTGTGGGCGGGGCATTCGGGGCTGCTTTACGTACCTGGCCGCATGAAATTGCCGCGGTGATGGCTGCTAAACTGCTAAAAAAACCGGTTAAATTGGTTTTAAGCCGTGCCGATATGTTTACTGCCGTTGGCTACCGGCCGCATACCTGGCAAAAGATCGGGTTGGGTGCCACTGCGGATGGTAAACTGGTGGGTATCAGTCACCAGGCTACCGGGCAAACCTCCGTTTATGAAGATTTTACCGAAGGAGTGGTCAATATCAGCCAGCTAATGTATGCCTGCCCCAATGTGGATACCAAATACAGGCTGGCTTCTTTAAATGTAAACACGCCCACCCCTATGCGCGGTCCGGGTGAAGCAACCGGGGCAATCGCTTTGGAATGTGGTATGGATGAACTTGCCCATGCGCTCAATATCGACCCGATTGAACTGCGCCTGCGCAATTATGCCGATACCGACCCGCTGACTGGCAAACCCTATTCAAGCAAGTTTTTAAGTGATGCCTACAAACTGGGCGCCGATGCCATAGGCTGGAGCAAACGCAATGCCCAACCGGGTACCGTATTGGAAAACGGATGGCTTTCGGGCTATGGCATGGCTTCCGGCATGTTCGGTGCTTACCGTGGCGCTGCTACGGTAATAGCAAGGTTGCTGGCCGATGGCACGCTGGATGTACAAACTGCAGTTACCGATATAGGCCCGGGCACCGGTACTTTTATGACGAAGATCGCCTCGGATGTGATGGGGATCCCCGCGCGCGATATCAGGGTGAAGATCGGAGATTCTTCTTTACCGCCATCCCCAACCCAGGGCGGGTCGGCTATTACCTCAACTGTAGGCTCGGCGGTGAATGATGCCTGTGTTCAGCTGAAACAAAAATTAAAAGAACTGAGCGGTAATGTAGAAGGCGGCAGCGGTGGTTATGCGCAAATATTACAGCAACATAATTTGCCGGCTGTTGAAGTTACCGTTACCTCAAAAGGCGGCCCTGATATGGCCAAATATGCCATGTATTCGTGGTCGGTGCATTTTATGAAAGTGCTGGTGCACCCCACAACCGGTGTAGTTAAAGTAGATAAGGCAGTATCCGTTGCGGATTGCGGTACCATCGTCAGCCAGAAAACGGCCCGCAGCCAGATCATCGGTGGCACCATTATGGGGACAGGTATGGGACTTACAGAAGCGGTGGTGATCGATCATCGTTATGGCCGTTTGGTGAATAATGATTTCGCCAATTACCATGTGCCTGTACAGGCCGATATCCCGCAATGTGAAGCTTTATTTGTGAATAAACCCGACCCCTATATCAACCCTATGGGAGCCAAAGGCATGGGCGAAATTGCTACCATCGGCGTAGCCGCAGCATTAGCCAATGCTGTATTTAACGCTACCGGGAAAAGGGTGAGGGATTTGCCCATTACGCCGGATAAGCTGGTGTGA
- a CDS encoding xanthine dehydrogenase family protein molybdopterin-binding subunit, translated as MNKLNHPKSSTGPSRVDGRLKVTGAAKYSAEYELAGLVYGVLVGSTITKGVIKSIDTQKALRAPGVLAVITHFNTPVVPGYVPEKGKPEPEKSPLRVFYDDKIVFNGQPIALVIAETFERAQFAGSLVKAEYTEDKHITRLTDHLDNGFTPGEMFGMTPEYSRGTVAAWNTAPVKLEQEYIIPSEVHNPMELHACIARWDAENKFTVWTKTQGVKETQNELAAFFKLPPENIQVNSKFVGGAFGSALQVWSHEVAAVIGAKVVKRPVKLVLSRQDMFTSVGYRPHTWQKIGIGATADGKLVGITHNAVGQTSAYEDFAEFPTGVSRYLYACPNVDTHYKIVSLNVGSPIWMRGPGEATGTFALESAIDELSYQLNIDPIELRMKNYAETDPQSNKPYSSKFLNEAYKMGADHIGWSDRSPKPGAVTKDGWLVGYGVSGGVFGADREPATVKATMMADGMLVLQTAVSDIGPGTGTAMVAIAAETMGIPAEKVRFDLGDSSYPNAPQQGGSTIASSVGSAVYMACTDLKEKFQQLIGNGGKDHPDYVKVLKEHKLDKLEVVTDSKAGSEVDKYQMYSWSVHFVVVHVHPATGVVKVDKVACVADSGRIISPKTARSQVIGGAVMGIGMALTEEAVYDHRYGRLVNSNFGDYHVPVNADIPQIEALFVNKPDPIINPIGAKGMGEISLIGMAAAVANAVYNATGKRIRTLPITPDKLVEWGVVS; from the coding sequence ATGAACAAACTAAATCATCCCAAATCCTCCACCGGCCCCAGCCGGGTTGACGGCCGCCTTAAGGTGACCGGTGCAGCCAAATATTCAGCAGAATATGAACTTGCCGGCCTGGTTTATGGTGTGCTGGTGGGCAGTACCATCACCAAAGGGGTAATAAAATCTATCGATACCCAAAAAGCGCTGCGGGCGCCGGGCGTACTGGCGGTGATCACCCATTTTAATACACCGGTAGTTCCGGGGTATGTTCCTGAAAAGGGCAAGCCGGAACCTGAGAAAAGCCCCCTGCGGGTTTTTTATGATGATAAGATCGTTTTTAACGGGCAGCCCATCGCCCTGGTTATTGCTGAGACCTTTGAACGGGCGCAATTTGCAGGGTCGCTGGTGAAAGCGGAATATACAGAAGACAAACATATCACCAGGCTTACCGACCATTTAGACAATGGCTTTACCCCCGGCGAGATGTTTGGGATGACCCCTGAATACAGCCGGGGAACCGTGGCCGCCTGGAACACCGCCCCGGTAAAACTGGAGCAGGAATATATTATCCCGAGCGAGGTACATAACCCCATGGAGCTGCATGCCTGCATTGCCCGCTGGGACGCGGAAAATAAATTTACCGTATGGACTAAAACCCAGGGCGTAAAAGAAACCCAAAATGAACTGGCGGCATTTTTTAAACTCCCGCCGGAGAATATCCAGGTCAATTCGAAATTTGTGGGCGGGGCTTTTGGCAGCGCGCTGCAGGTATGGTCGCATGAGGTTGCTGCGGTAATAGGTGCTAAAGTGGTTAAACGCCCGGTTAAACTGGTGCTTTCAAGGCAGGATATGTTTACCTCGGTAGGCTACCGGCCGCATACCTGGCAAAAAATAGGCATCGGCGCAACGGCCGACGGGAAACTGGTCGGTATTACGCACAATGCTGTCGGGCAAACTTCGGCTTATGAGGATTTTGCTGAATTCCCTACCGGCGTGAGCCGTTATTTGTACGCCTGCCCCAACGTGGATACACATTATAAAATTGTTTCGCTGAATGTAGGCTCGCCCATCTGGATGCGCGGCCCGGGCGAGGCGACCGGCACTTTCGCGCTGGAATCGGCTATAGATGAGTTATCCTACCAGCTGAACATCGACCCGATTGAATTGCGGATGAAGAATTATGCGGAAACAGATCCGCAGAGCAATAAACCGTATTCAAGTAAGTTTTTAAACGAAGCCTATAAAATGGGCGCCGACCATATTGGCTGGAGCGACCGCAGCCCCAAACCTGGTGCTGTTACCAAAGATGGCTGGCTGGTAGGCTATGGTGTTAGCGGCGGCGTATTTGGCGCCGACCGGGAACCTGCAACTGTAAAGGCTACCATGATGGCCGACGGGATGCTGGTTTTACAAACTGCAGTGAGTGATATCGGCCCGGGTACGGGTACCGCCATGGTAGCCATCGCCGCCGAAACTATGGGGATCCCTGCAGAAAAGGTGAGGTTTGACCTGGGCGATTCATCATACCCTAATGCACCGCAGCAGGGCGGCTCTACCATTGCGTCCAGTGTGGGTTCGGCAGTTTATATGGCTTGTACCGATCTGAAGGAAAAATTCCAGCAATTGATCGGCAATGGCGGGAAGGACCACCCCGACTATGTAAAAGTATTGAAGGAACATAAGCTGGATAAGCTCGAAGTAGTTACCGATTCAAAGGCTGGCAGCGAGGTGGATAAATACCAGATGTATTCCTGGTCGGTGCATTTTGTAGTGGTGCATGTACACCCGGCAACCGGTGTGGTTAAGGTGGATAAGGTTGCCTGCGTAGCAGATTCAGGCCGAATCATCAGCCCGAAGACGGCCCGCAGCCAGGTGATCGGCGGCGCAGTGATGGGCATTGGCATGGCCTTAACCGAAGAAGCTGTTTACGACCACCGTTACGGCAGGTTGGTAAACAGCAACTTTGGCGATTACCATGTGCCTGTAAATGCAGATATCCCGCAGATAGAGGCCCTTTTTGTTAACAAGCCCGACCCTATTATTAACCCCATCGGTGCAAAAGGAATGGGCGAGATCTCGCTGATCGGCATGGCCGCAGCGGTTGCCAATGCCGTTTATAATGCCACCGGAAAACGCATCAGGACCTTGCCCATTACGCCGGATAAATTGGTGGAGTGGGGTGTGGTGAGTTAG
- a CDS encoding FAD binding domain-containing protein encodes MKQFQYQRASTQQSVLDAISKPGTKIIAGGTNLVDHMKHGIIAPDKLIDITHLPLKGITPTKTGIHLGTLALNSVVSEDPLVLQKQPLLSMALKAGASQQLRNMATVGGNMMQRTRCTYFYDTTMPCNKREPGTGCGAMEGYNRMHAIFGASAQCIAVHPSDMCVALAALDASVVVVGKKGQRHIPFTEFHRLPDDHPELDNHLGKDEMIIGVDIPDNNFAKNSYYLKVRDRQSYAFALVSVAAALELSGTTIKKARLAMGGVAHKPWRLFEAEKFMEGKPVAEDTFKQAAQIAMQGAKAYENNAFKLKLAPASIVEALKHAAGIV; translated from the coding sequence ATGAAACAGTTCCAATACCAGCGCGCCTCCACGCAGCAAAGTGTGCTGGATGCGATCAGCAAACCGGGCACAAAAATAATTGCCGGCGGCACCAATTTGGTCGACCATATGAAACATGGCATCATTGCCCCGGATAAACTCATTGATATTACCCATTTGCCCCTTAAAGGCATCACCCCAACAAAAACAGGCATCCATTTAGGCACACTGGCGTTAAACAGCGTAGTTTCTGAAGATCCTTTGGTGTTGCAAAAGCAGCCTTTGCTCAGCATGGCGCTTAAAGCCGGTGCGTCGCAACAGCTGCGCAATATGGCTACGGTCGGCGGTAATATGATGCAGCGCACCCGCTGTACTTATTTTTACGATACCACCATGCCCTGCAATAAACGCGAACCGGGCACCGGCTGCGGCGCCATGGAGGGCTATAACCGTATGCATGCTATTTTCGGCGCAAGCGCCCAATGTATAGCGGTACACCCCAGCGATATGTGCGTGGCGCTTGCCGCTTTGGATGCTTCGGTAGTGGTTGTGGGCAAAAAAGGCCAAAGACATATTCCCTTTACCGAATTCCACCGCCTGCCGGACGACCATCCCGAACTGGATAACCACCTCGGCAAAGATGAAATGATCATCGGCGTGGACATTCCGGATAATAACTTCGCTAAAAACAGCTATTACCTGAAGGTACGCGACAGGCAATCCTACGCCTTCGCCCTGGTTTCGGTAGCGGCAGCTTTGGAGCTTAGCGGCACAACCATTAAAAAGGCCCGTTTGGCTATGGGGGGCGTGGCGCATAAACCATGGCGCTTATTTGAGGCCGAGAAATTTATGGAAGGCAAGCCCGTAGCTGAAGATACCTTTAAACAGGCCGCTCAAATAGCTATGCAAGGCGCGAAAGCATATGAAAACAATGCCTTTAAACTAAAGCTTGCCCCGGCAAGTATTGTGGAGGCACTGAAGCATGCTGCCGGAATAGTGTAA
- a CDS encoding (2Fe-2S)-binding protein has protein sequence MEKEKNHSRPVEESDVKDNSRRDFLKKSALMTAVALTPVAAAKAAEMHMDERLAEVFEKMPLHLEINGVPHNLMVEPRSTLLDILREQLDLTGTKKGCDMGQCGACTVHVDGHRVNSCLTLGIMVNGKKVTTIEGLAKGDQLHPMQEAFLKHDGFQCGYCTPGQIMSAVACVREGHANSEHEIREYMSGNICRCGAYPNIVNAIQEVKEGGMAI, from the coding sequence ATGGAAAAAGAAAAAAACCATTCCCGGCCGGTGGAGGAATCGGACGTTAAGGATAATTCACGCCGCGATTTCCTGAAAAAATCGGCTTTAATGACTGCCGTTGCCCTTACCCCGGTTGCCGCTGCCAAAGCTGCCGAAATGCACATGGACGAAAGGCTTGCAGAGGTATTTGAAAAAATGCCGCTCCACCTGGAGATCAACGGTGTTCCCCATAACCTGATGGTGGAGCCACGCAGCACCCTGCTGGATATCCTGCGCGAACAACTTGACCTTACCGGCACCAAAAAAGGCTGCGATATGGGCCAGTGCGGCGCCTGCACCGTACATGTTGACGGGCATAGGGTAAACAGCTGCCTCACTTTAGGCATTATGGTGAACGGCAAAAAGGTAACCACTATTGAGGGCCTGGCCAAAGGCGACCAATTGCACCCCATGCAGGAAGCTTTTTTAAAGCATGACGGTTTCCAGTGCGGGTATTGTACCCCGGGGCAGATCATGTCGGCAGTGGCTTGCGTGCGCGAAGGCCATGCCAATTCGGAACACGAGATCCGCGAGTATATGAGCGGGAATATTTGCCGCTGCGGGGCCTACCCCAATATTGTAAACGCCATACAGGAAGTGAAGGAAGGGGGAATGGCGATATGA
- a CDS encoding type II toxin-antitoxin system HigB family toxin, whose protein sequence is MKVHLIKKQTLEDFAIRHPGSKSSLEDWIEKLRLADWEQPGDMKKTYNTADLLGKSSNRVIFDIGGNNYRMICKYLFGAKQVHLFVCWIGTHAAYDKLCNQGDQYTINLY, encoded by the coding sequence ATGAAAGTTCACCTTATCAAAAAGCAAACTTTAGAAGATTTCGCAATCCGGCACCCGGGAAGTAAAAGTTCGTTGGAAGACTGGATAGAAAAACTAAGACTTGCAGATTGGGAACAACCCGGCGATATGAAAAAGACTTATAACACTGCCGACCTTTTGGGAAAAAGCAGTAACCGGGTAATTTTTGATATTGGCGGCAATAATTACAGGATGATCTGCAAATACCTGTTCGGGGCAAAGCAAGTCCATTTATTTGTATGCTGGATAGGCACGCATGCAGCGTATGACAAGCTATGTAATCAGGGCGATCAGTATACTATCAATCTTTATTAA
- a CDS encoding helix-turn-helix domain-containing protein, translating into MEQATIKYTIIRNREQYNQYCDQLEALLTFEHTDTLQDEIDLLTLLIEKYDDEHSTFKETDPITLLRSLMQDHHLKPQDLTAILGISKGYVSDILNYKKGLSKEVIRKLAAHFKVRQEAFNRPYKLVSPVNMHLRNASVMNTTKKLDYVKNV; encoded by the coding sequence ATGGAACAGGCAACAATAAAATATACCATCATCAGAAACAGGGAGCAATACAATCAATATTGCGATCAGCTGGAAGCTCTGCTAACTTTTGAGCATACCGACACCTTACAGGACGAAATAGACCTGCTGACTTTGCTGATTGAAAAGTACGACGACGAACACAGCACATTTAAAGAAACCGACCCCATTACCCTGCTGCGCTCTTTGATGCAGGACCACCACCTAAAGCCACAGGATTTGACTGCGATATTGGGTATAAGTAAGGGCTACGTATCCGACATTTTAAACTATAAAAAAGGCCTGTCCAAAGAAGTAATCCGCAAATTGGCGGCGCATTTTAAAGTAAGGCAGGAAGCTTTTAACCGGCCGTATAAATTGGTGTCGCCGGTTAATATGCATTTGCGAAATGCAAGTGTGATGAATACGACTAAGAAATTGGACTACGTTAAGAACGTATAA
- a CDS encoding putative toxin-antitoxin system toxin component, PIN family, translating into MSRTEKFIIDTNTILSSLFVKDSIPFKALEKARSEGLLLFSDDTFLEFELVLFRKKFDRYFSKEERLQIVERFYNEAVFANVSSTNALCRDPKDDKFLNLAIDANASCIITGDKDLLVLHPFENIPILLPSDFLERF; encoded by the coding sequence ATGAGCCGGACTGAGAAGTTCATTATTGATACCAATACCATTCTTAGCAGTTTATTTGTTAAGGATTCTATTCCTTTTAAAGCATTGGAAAAGGCCCGCAGCGAAGGGCTTTTGCTGTTTTCAGACGACACGTTTCTTGAATTTGAGCTGGTTTTGTTCAGAAAAAAATTTGACCGCTATTTTTCGAAAGAAGAAAGGCTTCAAATAGTTGAGAGGTTCTACAATGAAGCGGTTTTTGCTAATGTTTCATCAACTAATGCATTATGCAGAGATCCGAAGGATGACAAATTTCTCAACCTGGCGATTGATGCAAATGCTTCATGCATTATTACCGGCGACAAAGATTTATTGGTATTGCATCCGTTTGAAAATATACCAATTTTATTACCATCCGACTTTTTAGAGCGTTTTTAA
- a CDS encoding HAD family hydrolase, with product MFDILNKYKKHGHFFFNPTDLLDEVCTAPDDRDGVYVVYELKNGRVTLVHIGSSGEKIPDYAIKEGLLGLKTAIISGTESEWKNPRRERWPVKMLSENIDALDIYWWVTYNGNNYSGDHPEDIKRSLMRFHKAMFGEAPAWNKRWLK from the coding sequence ATGTTTGACATTCTCAATAAATACAAAAAACACGGCCACTTCTTTTTTAACCCGACCGATTTGCTTGACGAAGTGTGCACTGCCCCCGACGACCGGGATGGCGTTTACGTAGTTTATGAATTGAAAAACGGCAGGGTCACTTTGGTGCACATCGGTTCATCAGGAGAGAAAATACCTGATTACGCGATAAAAGAAGGACTGCTGGGTTTAAAAACAGCAATAATATCCGGAACAGAGTCTGAATGGAAAAACCCAAGGCGCGAAAGATGGCCGGTTAAGATGTTATCAGAAAATATTGATGCGCTGGATATTTACTGGTGGGTAACTTATAATGGCAACAACTATAGCGGCGACCATCCTGAAGATATCAAACGGTCATTAATGCGCTTCCACAAAGCAATGTTTGGCGAAGCGCCGGCGTGGAATAAAAGGTGGTTGAAATAG
- a CDS encoding SDR family NAD(P)-dependent oxidoreductase yields the protein MAKTIFITGASRGFGKIWAEAFLKRGDNVVATARNLDALTGLVNIYGKQILPLQLDVNNRADCFAAIEKATAHFGAIDVLINNAGYGLFGTIEETSEQEARDQIETNFFGLLWVTQAILPVMRKQGHGHIIQLSSVLGITTLPVLGLYNASKFAVEGLSETLASEVKGFGINVTLIEPNGFATDWAGASAVNTTQLEVYDGVRAAFQAGLTDDIFGIPEATAEAVLKLVDSENPPLRLFLGKVALPWAGQVYQDRLATWNEWADVAAAAHGK from the coding sequence ATGGCAAAAACAATTTTTATAACAGGTGCTTCCCGCGGGTTCGGAAAGATCTGGGCCGAAGCTTTTTTAAAGCGCGGCGATAACGTGGTAGCTACCGCACGCAACCTTGATGCCTTAACCGGCCTGGTAAATATTTATGGCAAACAGATCCTGCCGCTGCAATTGGATGTAAACAACCGTGCCGATTGTTTTGCGGCGATTGAAAAAGCCACCGCGCATTTTGGCGCCATCGATGTACTGATCAATAATGCAGGTTATGGCCTCTTCGGCACAATCGAGGAAACCAGCGAACAGGAAGCCCGCGACCAGATAGAAACCAACTTTTTTGGTTTGCTTTGGGTTACCCAGGCAATTTTACCGGTAATGCGCAAACAGGGGCATGGCCACATCATCCAGTTATCAAGCGTATTGGGCATCACTACCCTGCCTGTTTTGGGCCTGTATAACGCCTCTAAATTTGCGGTTGAAGGCTTGAGCGAAACACTGGCAAGCGAAGTAAAAGGTTTTGGTATTAACGTTACACTGATCGAACCCAACGGTTTCGCAACCGACTGGGCAGGCGCTTCCGCAGTAAATACTACCCAGTTAGAGGTGTATGATGGCGTAAGGGCCGCTTTCCAGGCGGGTTTAACTGACGATATCTTCGGGATCCCTGAAGCAACAGCCGAAGCCGTATTAAAATTGGTGGACAGCGAAAACCCTCCATTGCGCTTGTTTTTGGGCAAGGTGGCGTTGCCATGGGCCGGCCAGGTGTACCAGGACCGTTTGGCAACCTGGAACGAATGGGCCGATGTGGCTGCTGCCGCACACGGCAAATAA
- a CDS encoding helix-turn-helix domain-containing protein has product MKHFKSLAELHRANGFPPPEMPLLSLFRCKNVCSLGVTEFTGDFYMIGFKKLISGMFLYGRTKYDHENGSMSFVKPRQVVKLENLEFEEDGFLIYFHEDFINGHPLHSEIKKYNFFEYEANEALHLSPNEEKIIWELYSKIETEYHNNQDEYSRDIILAHIDSILKYSQRFYKRQFLNRTDLSGKVVSKFNKVLGAYFDSGSLQEKGLPSVTSMASELNLSSRYLSDVLKQETGKTAMELIHIFLIAEAKNLLTGSDNNIAETAYSLGFDNLPYFSRLFKKEVGISPNQYKKMILN; this is encoded by the coding sequence ATGAAGCACTTTAAAAGCCTTGCCGAACTGCACCGGGCAAATGGTTTCCCGCCGCCCGAAATGCCATTGTTAAGCCTCTTCAGGTGCAAAAATGTTTGCTCCCTCGGCGTAACGGAATTTACCGGCGATTTTTATATGATCGGCTTTAAAAAACTGATCTCGGGCATGTTTTTGTATGGCCGCACCAAATACGACCATGAGAACGGTTCCATGTCATTTGTAAAACCCCGCCAGGTGGTTAAGCTGGAGAACCTGGAGTTTGAAGAAGACGGCTTTCTTATTTACTTCCACGAGGACTTTATAAACGGGCACCCGCTTCATTCAGAAATAAAAAAATATAACTTTTTTGAATACGAGGCTAATGAGGCCCTGCACCTCTCGCCTAACGAGGAGAAGATCATTTGGGAGCTGTACAGCAAAATAGAAACCGAATACCACAATAACCAGGATGAATACAGCCGTGATATTATACTGGCGCATATCGATTCTATCCTGAAATATTCGCAGCGTTTTTATAAACGGCAGTTTTTAAATCGAACCGACCTTTCCGGCAAAGTGGTTTCAAAATTCAATAAAGTGCTCGGCGCTTATTTTGACAGTGGTTCCCTGCAGGAAAAAGGGCTGCCTTCGGTAACCAGTATGGCCTCCGAGCTCAATTTATCGTCGCGTTATTTAAGCGATGTGCTAAAACAGGAGACGGGTAAAACGGCGATGGAACTGATCCACATATTTTTGATCGCCGAAGCAAAAAACCTGCTCACGGGGTCGGATAACAACATAGCCGAAACCGCCTATTCGCTGGGCTTTGATAACCTGCCCTACTTCTCCAGGCTGTTTAAAAAAGAAGTTGGCATAAGCCCCAATCAATATAAAAAGATGATTTTGAATTAA